In Clostridium thermosuccinogenes, the genomic stretch AACCTGGTCCTTTTACATATACTTCTACATATTTCAGGCCGTGCTCCATAGCAGCTTTTGCTGCTGTTTCTGCAGCCATCTGAGCAGCAAAAGGTGTGCTCTTTTTGGATCCCCTAAAGCCCAATCCACCTGCGCTTGCCCATGATATTGCATTTCCTGCTGTATCTGTCATTGTTACAATTGTATTATTAAATGAAGAACGGATATGCGCTGCACCACGTTCGATATTTTTACGTTCTCTTCTTTTTCTGGTGGTTTTCTTTGCACCAGCAGCTTTTGTCGCCATTCAGATTTCAACCTCCTTTATTTCTTTCTTTGTACACCAACGGTTTTCTTTGGACCTTTTCTCGTTCTGGCATTAGTTTTGGTTCTCTGTCCCCTGACAGGCAGACCCAGTCTGTGCCTTCTTCCTCTATAGCATCCTATCTCAATAAGTCTCTTGATATTGAGGGCTACCTCTCTTCTGAGGTCACCTTCAACTTTATATTCCTTGTCTATAACTTCTCTCAGCTTTGCAATTTCATCATCAGTCAAATCTCTGATCCTTGTATCTGGGTTGACGCCGGTTTTAGCCAAGATTTCATTTGCTTTAGCCCTACCTATTCCATATATATACGTCAAACCAATTTCTGCCCTTTTTTCTCTGGGCAAATCAACTCCGGCGATACGAGCCATTAGTTTTTACACCTCCAAGTTAAAATCTCATCTTTTCAGTTTAAATAATTGTAGTTTTTATAATAAACACCTCAGGACATGATTAATGTTGCACAATATTTTGCACCCCATTATATCATGCAGCCGCTCCCGGATGTAATATTACTTGTGAATGTTGAATACTTAAGCCTGTAAGGTTTCTAGTCAACTGCCAACTTCAGCCGGCAGTTGACAACAAGCAAGTTAAAATTATATTAAATAATTTGCCTGTTGTCAACTGCCGACCATATTCCGCAACGCTAACCTGCGCATTAACCCTGCTTCTGTTTGTGCTTCGGGTTTTCGCAGATAACCATGACTCTGCCTTTTCTTCTTATTATTTTACACTTTTCGCATATAACCTTAACAGATGGCTTTACCTTCATTATAACCCCTCCTTCGACTATTCCTTCTCGTTAGTATCAAATCATGCTATTATACGTTACTTTGTATTAGCGCTTATTTGGCTCT encodes the following:
- the rpsK gene encoding 30S ribosomal protein S11, yielding MATKAAGAKKTTRKRRERKNIERGAAHIRSSFNNTIVTMTDTAGNAISWASAGGLGFRGSKKSTPFAAQMAAETAAKAAMEHGLKYVEVYVKGPGSGREAAIRALQAAGLEVSLIKDVTPIPHNGCRPPKRRRV
- the rpsM gene encoding 30S ribosomal protein S13; its protein translation is MARIAGVDLPREKRAEIGLTYIYGIGRAKANEILAKTGVNPDTRIRDLTDDEIAKLREVIDKEYKVEGDLRREVALNIKRLIEIGCYRGRRHRLGLPVRGQRTKTNARTRKGPKKTVGVQRKK
- the rpmJ gene encoding 50S ribosomal protein L36 — translated: MKVKPSVKVICEKCKIIRRKGRVMVICENPKHKQKQG